A section of the Streptomyces sp. CG1 genome encodes:
- a CDS encoding type IV secretory system conjugative DNA transfer family protein has translation MPAPRTSAPSTTTGSDALLYLLFVILGIALAFGSLAWLSGNLTNSFFGAGPWCSFRATDALLHPEVLWPHLSPTALLVGVRIIPGLLSVCLVILGLVLWMRLRGGPKNGLARKADLAPLLDKEITAKARSLRPSLSDREGKEVAPADRGILLGSLSPGRANVRASWEDVIVAIMAPRSGKTSGLAIPAILAAPGPVLLTSNKAANDAFTATVDARAEVGTIWTLDPQQIAHHPREMWWDILADARDLAGAKRLAGHFVAASVDESNGSDFWSTAASNTLGALFLAAASHHRPITDVLAWLASPADRTPVDLLTDAGHDAVAAQLQGTVSGATETRDGIYETARQYASCLLDPDVAAWVTPSKDVPEFKPFTFATSRDTLYLLSKDGGGSASAIIAAAADAVMRAAVVVAERSGGRLDPPALCVLDEAANVCKISDLPDLYSHLGSRGVIPMTILQSYRQGQRCWGEAGMDALWSAATIKIIGSGIDDADFADRLSRQVGDHDVQTTSVSTSDGGKSTSVSMRTERILPPDAIRALPKGKALLLATGIRVAMLDLRPWYKEPSAKVVGPASARATKAITERALAKTLGRDDFGLSA, from the coding sequence ATGCCCGCACCGCGTACCAGCGCGCCCTCGACCACCACCGGGTCGGACGCGCTCCTCTACCTCCTCTTCGTCATACTCGGCATCGCGCTCGCCTTCGGTTCGCTGGCCTGGCTGAGCGGCAATCTCACCAACTCCTTCTTCGGCGCAGGACCTTGGTGCTCGTTCAGGGCCACCGACGCACTGCTTCACCCCGAGGTGCTGTGGCCTCACCTGAGCCCCACTGCCCTGCTGGTGGGTGTCCGGATCATCCCCGGCCTGCTGTCCGTCTGCCTCGTGATCCTCGGCCTGGTGCTGTGGATGCGGCTGCGCGGTGGCCCGAAGAACGGCCTCGCCCGCAAGGCCGACCTCGCCCCGCTGCTGGACAAGGAGATCACCGCCAAGGCCAGGAGCCTGCGGCCGTCCCTGAGCGACCGGGAGGGTAAGGAGGTCGCTCCTGCTGACCGCGGCATCCTGCTCGGCTCCCTCTCCCCGGGGCGGGCCAATGTCCGCGCGTCCTGGGAGGACGTGATCGTCGCGATCATGGCTCCGCGAAGCGGTAAGACCTCCGGACTGGCGATCCCCGCGATTCTCGCGGCGCCCGGACCGGTGCTGCTGACCTCGAACAAGGCGGCGAACGACGCTTTCACCGCGACGGTGGACGCCCGCGCCGAGGTCGGCACGATCTGGACGCTCGACCCGCAGCAGATCGCCCACCATCCGCGCGAGATGTGGTGGGACATCCTGGCCGACGCCCGCGACCTGGCCGGGGCGAAACGTTTGGCCGGACACTTCGTCGCCGCCAGCGTGGACGAGTCGAACGGATCCGACTTCTGGTCCACCGCCGCGAGCAACACGCTCGGCGCGCTGTTCCTCGCTGCCGCCAGCCACCACCGGCCGATCACCGACGTCCTGGCCTGGCTCGCCTCCCCCGCCGACCGGACCCCGGTCGACCTGCTCACCGATGCCGGCCACGACGCGGTCGCCGCCCAGCTCCAGGGCACCGTCTCCGGCGCGACCGAGACCCGCGACGGCATCTATGAGACCGCGCGGCAGTACGCGAGCTGCCTGCTCGACCCCGACGTCGCCGCCTGGGTCACGCCCAGCAAAGACGTCCCCGAGTTCAAGCCCTTCACCTTCGCCACGTCCCGCGACACCTTGTACCTCCTCAGCAAGGACGGCGGCGGCAGCGCGAGCGCGATCATCGCCGCAGCGGCCGACGCCGTGATGCGCGCGGCCGTGGTCGTCGCCGAGCGCTCCGGCGGACGGCTCGACCCGCCCGCCCTGTGCGTCCTCGACGAAGCAGCCAACGTCTGCAAAATCTCCGATCTTCCCGATCTGTACAGCCACTTGGGCAGCCGGGGCGTCATCCCGATGACGATCCTGCAGTCCTACCGGCAGGGCCAGCGGTGCTGGGGCGAGGCAGGCATGGACGCCCTCTGGTCCGCCGCCACCATCAAGATCATCGGAAGCGGCATCGATGACGCCGACTTCGCCGACCGCCTCAGCAGGCAGGTCGGTGACCACGACGTCCAGACCACCTCGGTGTCGACCAGCGACGGCGGCAAGTCCACCTCGGTGAGCATGCGCACCGAGCGGATCCTGCCGCCCGATGCGATCCGCGCCCTCCCCAAGGGCAAGGCACTGCTCCTGGCGACCGGCATCCGGGTGGCCATGCTCGACCTCCGGCCCTGGTACAAGGAGCCCTCCGCCAAGGTGGTCGGCCCGGCCTCCGCCCGCGCGACGAAGGCCATCACCGAGCGGGCCCTCGCGAAGACCCTCGGCCGCGACGACTTCGGGCTGTCGGCATGA
- a CDS encoding acetyl-CoA carboxylase biotin carboxylase subunit family protein, translated as MSRSTRPLLIVVGGTDPVYRGYCVEQAAAAYPIALIDTKPPSWQQHLVVDHEVADTHNPAAVVAAGLALAARHPIAGVVTWDEYTLVPTAELAARLGVPGNSAAAMTACRDKATSRRLFAEHNVPSATSTRVDTLAQATAAAIRTGLPVVLKPSSHAASIGVVRVDTPEGLPAAWEFAAAGAGEQGPEGSGVLVEEYLSGPEISVECVTQHGVTTALAVTRKEVAFPPYFQEVGHTIDAGDPLLPEVAPVAVQAVRALGVTDGVQHVEMRLTASGPRIIEVNSRIGGDLIGQLVRLATGLDLPRIAADIACGKIPDLTPTAHTTAAIKLLYPPATGILSARNLAIAPGPEYPWLHQVTWLRDVGERVVLPPAGNLDTGRVGFLIVTADSPEAAQDWLSSLANGLTLSVTA; from the coding sequence ATGTCCCGATCCACTCGCCCGCTGCTGATCGTTGTCGGCGGAACCGATCCCGTTTACCGCGGCTACTGCGTCGAGCAGGCTGCCGCCGCGTACCCGATCGCGCTGATCGACACCAAGCCGCCGAGCTGGCAGCAGCACCTGGTGGTCGACCACGAGGTCGCCGACACCCACAATCCGGCGGCCGTGGTCGCCGCCGGCCTCGCCCTGGCCGCTCGCCACCCCATCGCCGGAGTCGTGACCTGGGACGAGTACACGCTCGTCCCGACCGCTGAACTCGCCGCCCGCCTCGGCGTGCCCGGCAACAGCGCGGCGGCGATGACCGCCTGCCGGGACAAGGCCACCAGCCGCCGCCTGTTCGCCGAGCACAACGTGCCCTCGGCCACGTCCACCCGCGTCGACACACTGGCCCAGGCGACGGCCGCCGCGATCCGCACCGGCTTGCCAGTCGTCCTCAAGCCCTCCTCCCACGCGGCCAGCATCGGTGTGGTCCGCGTCGACACCCCCGAAGGGTTGCCCGCCGCCTGGGAGTTCGCTGCCGCCGGAGCCGGTGAGCAGGGCCCGGAAGGCAGCGGCGTGCTGGTCGAGGAGTACCTGTCCGGCCCGGAGATATCGGTGGAGTGCGTCACCCAGCACGGCGTCACCACCGCGCTGGCCGTCACCCGCAAGGAGGTCGCCTTCCCCCCGTACTTCCAGGAGGTCGGCCACACCATCGATGCCGGAGATCCGCTCCTGCCCGAGGTCGCCCCCGTCGCCGTCCAGGCCGTCCGGGCGCTGGGCGTCACTGACGGTGTCCAACATGTTGAGATGCGCCTCACCGCGTCCGGTCCGCGGATCATCGAGGTCAACTCCCGCATAGGCGGCGACCTGATCGGCCAGCTCGTCCGCCTGGCCACCGGCCTCGACCTGCCCCGCATCGCTGCCGACATCGCCTGCGGGAAGATTCCCGACCTGACGCCCACGGCGCACACCACCGCCGCGATCAAGCTCCTCTATCCCCCGGCCACCGGCATCCTGTCCGCGCGGAACCTGGCGATCGCCCCTGGTCCGGAGTATCCGTGGCTGCACCAGGTGACCTGGCTCCGAGACGTCGGAGAGCGGGTCGTCCTCCCGCCGGCTGGCAACCTCGACACGGGCCGGGTCGGCTTCCTCATCGTCACCGCCGACAGTCCCGAGGCCGCCCAGGACTGGCTCTCGTCACTCGCCAACGGTCTGACCTTGTCGGTCACAGCGTGA
- a CDS encoding MFS transporter, with protein sequence MRAADALASATATYAIPLLVLVTTGSTALTGLAFLLEWAPRLAAFAFAGSMVDRWGAGRIFRMSNLVRTAVVLLAGAVLFVLPSAGTMTTCVVLTFGAVSGLLAQVSFVAVETLGAEASRRLGNAAHRVQAAQTGIDQSAMLVGPLLGGLLLLASPTWLLTVVALLALTAAATTTCDAVATDHRPVPSSLLTGWATFRRTPALVWLVGGLAASNLATGVLQAAAPITVIQHFHYSTVTVGSVWSVAAVASLIAVWTSRRAIDRFGILSVGAATAAVSTAACVATALAPSFTAYTVAVAVVMAGEGAMTVVLRTLRSRLIPVQAFGSTLAVTIILVLLPLPLAGALIAIVPTAEIPRLLLACAALQGLALSACFAGLRRHRTACELPHPQVPALHKEPAQPADAP encoded by the coding sequence ATGCGGGCCGCCGACGCTCTGGCCAGTGCGACGGCCACCTACGCCATCCCGCTCCTGGTCCTGGTCACCACCGGCTCCACCGCCCTGACCGGCCTCGCGTTCCTCCTCGAATGGGCACCTCGTCTGGCTGCCTTCGCCTTCGCCGGATCGATGGTCGACAGGTGGGGTGCCGGCCGCATCTTCCGGATGTCCAACCTGGTCCGTACCGCCGTGGTCCTCCTGGCCGGTGCGGTGCTGTTCGTCCTGCCCAGCGCAGGGACGATGACAACCTGTGTTGTCCTGACCTTCGGCGCTGTCTCCGGGCTGCTTGCGCAGGTCTCCTTCGTCGCGGTGGAGACCCTCGGGGCTGAGGCCAGCCGCCGGTTGGGCAATGCGGCCCACCGTGTGCAGGCCGCGCAGACCGGAATCGACCAGAGCGCGATGCTCGTCGGTCCGCTCCTGGGCGGCCTGCTGCTCCTGGCCAGCCCGACCTGGCTGCTGACGGTGGTCGCGCTGTTGGCCTTGACCGCCGCTGCGACCACGACTTGCGATGCAGTCGCCACGGATCACCGCCCCGTGCCCAGCAGCCTTCTGACCGGGTGGGCAACCTTTCGCCGCACCCCAGCACTCGTCTGGTTGGTCGGCGGCCTGGCCGCCTCCAATCTGGCCACCGGCGTCCTGCAAGCTGCCGCCCCGATCACGGTCATCCAGCACTTCCACTACTCCACCGTCACCGTGGGCTCGGTCTGGAGCGTGGCAGCCGTTGCCTCCCTGATTGCCGTGTGGACCAGCCGCCGTGCGATCGATCGCTTCGGCATATTGTCGGTCGGCGCGGCGACAGCCGCTGTCTCCACCGCAGCCTGCGTAGCGACCGCTCTGGCCCCGAGCTTCACCGCATACACCGTGGCGGTGGCGGTGGTCATGGCTGGCGAAGGGGCCATGACTGTCGTCCTGCGCACGCTGCGCTCGCGCCTTATCCCGGTCCAGGCGTTCGGCTCCACCCTGGCGGTGACGATCATCCTGGTACTGCTGCCGCTTCCCCTGGCCGGAGCCCTGATCGCGATCGTGCCCACCGCCGAGATTCCGCGCCTGTTGCTGGCATGCGCCGCTCTCCAGGGTCTGGCGCTGAGCGCATGTTTCGCCGGTCTGCGGCGGCACCGGACCGCCTGCGAGCTGCCCCACCCGCAGGTTCCTGCACTCCACAAGGAGCCCGCCCAGCCTGCGGATGCGCCGTGA
- a CDS encoding ATP-binding protein — protein sequence MPSTRASASHLFVPRKASRAEQRAARAGFAEARRQARLAGAPPKHRAEETLDPELRPTYPPSGRPGSSSARGGKLSLPAHRMTTATVSGAYPFLAEGGLGAEGIFIGRDVHAEAAFCYDPFSLYSNGRIEGFTNPNAVLAGIIGMGKSALAKSIATRAIAHGYRVYVPCDPKGEWTAVAQALGGYSIALGPGLPGRLNPLDAPARPASVSEGDWSTEVRKRRLLLLAGLARTVLKRDLRPMEHTALDLALDLVVAEADASGTVPLLGEIAHTLGSPERLDRALGDQAGHMGPAAQDLAHALRRLVHGDLSGMFDAPSTVAFDPTTPMLSIDLSRLGGSGDDTALVLAMTCASAWMESALADPDGGRRWVIYDEAWRVMRHVGLLERMQSQWKLSRGLGIANLMVIHRLSDLLSAGDAGSRGRVLAEGLLADCSTRIIYRQEPDQLAAAASLLGLTGVETQAVSALTKGRGLWKVAGRSFITQHILHPAERELFDTDARMSA from the coding sequence ATGCCCAGTACCCGCGCCAGCGCCTCCCACCTGTTCGTCCCCCGCAAGGCATCACGCGCCGAGCAGCGAGCCGCCCGCGCCGGTTTCGCCGAGGCCCGCCGCCAAGCCAGGCTCGCCGGAGCACCGCCGAAGCACCGCGCCGAGGAGACCCTCGACCCGGAGCTGCGGCCGACCTATCCGCCGTCCGGACGCCCCGGCTCCTCCTCAGCTCGGGGCGGCAAGCTCAGCCTGCCCGCCCACCGCATGACCACCGCCACGGTGTCCGGGGCCTATCCGTTTCTCGCGGAAGGCGGCCTGGGCGCCGAAGGAATCTTCATCGGCAGGGACGTGCATGCCGAAGCGGCGTTCTGTTACGACCCCTTCTCGCTGTACAGCAACGGGCGGATCGAGGGGTTCACAAATCCGAACGCCGTCCTGGCCGGGATCATCGGCATGGGCAAGAGTGCGCTGGCCAAGTCGATAGCCACCCGGGCCATTGCCCACGGATACCGGGTCTACGTGCCCTGCGATCCCAAGGGAGAGTGGACGGCCGTCGCGCAGGCCCTCGGCGGCTACAGCATCGCGCTGGGACCAGGGCTCCCCGGCAGGTTGAACCCCCTGGATGCTCCGGCCCGGCCCGCCTCGGTGAGCGAGGGCGACTGGTCGACCGAGGTCCGAAAGCGCCGCCTCCTGCTCCTGGCGGGCCTGGCCCGCACCGTGCTGAAGCGCGATCTCCGGCCGATGGAGCACACGGCTCTGGACCTCGCTCTTGACCTGGTCGTCGCCGAGGCCGACGCCAGCGGCACGGTGCCGCTGCTCGGCGAGATCGCGCACACCCTCGGCTCGCCCGAGCGCCTCGACCGAGCACTCGGCGACCAGGCCGGACACATGGGGCCCGCCGCACAGGACCTCGCGCACGCCCTTCGCCGACTCGTGCACGGCGACCTGAGCGGCATGTTCGACGCCCCCTCGACGGTGGCCTTCGACCCGACCACCCCGATGCTGTCCATCGACCTCTCCCGCCTCGGCGGATCCGGCGACGACACCGCCTTGGTCCTGGCCATGACCTGCGCTTCAGCCTGGATGGAGAGCGCGCTCGCCGACCCGGACGGCGGCCGACGCTGGGTGATCTACGACGAGGCGTGGCGGGTGATGCGGCACGTCGGCCTGCTGGAACGCATGCAGTCCCAGTGGAAGCTCTCCCGCGGGCTCGGCATCGCCAACCTCATGGTCATCCACCGCCTCAGCGACCTGCTCAGCGCAGGCGATGCCGGCTCACGCGGCCGGGTACTGGCCGAGGGCCTCCTGGCCGACTGCTCCACCCGCATCATCTACCGCCAGGAGCCCGACCAGCTCGCTGCCGCTGCCTCACTCCTCGGCCTGACCGGCGTCGAGACCCAAGCAGTGTCCGCCCTGACCAAGGGCAGGGGCCTGTGGAAGGTCGCGGGCCGGAGCTTCATCACCCAGCACATCCTGCACCCGGCCGAGCGCGAGCTGTTCGACACCGACGCCCGCATGTCTGCCTAG
- a CDS encoding DUF6238 family protein, producing MSRTASPTAQDFVPFATAALDFHRALNIPGGPLVTTRTELDALHAHLVSLHGLLDAHANRTGQLVPIEGDQLSAARTRIWQAADHVHAAYHAAPRPDSGEVPEREACQAGLPEGAPELTICQRHQRTAHLVRRRTTPADLHAPFTGLIRH from the coding sequence ATGTCCCGCACCGCAAGCCCCACCGCGCAGGACTTCGTGCCCTTCGCCACCGCCGCGCTCGACTTCCACCGCGCGCTCAACATTCCGGGCGGTCCTCTCGTCACCACCCGCACCGAGCTGGACGCCCTGCACGCCCACCTCGTCTCGCTGCACGGCCTGCTCGACGCCCATGCCAACCGCACCGGACAGCTCGTCCCGATCGAAGGCGACCAGCTCAGCGCCGCCCGCACCCGGATCTGGCAGGCCGCCGACCACGTCCACGCCGCGTACCACGCCGCTCCCCGGCCGGACTCCGGCGAGGTACCCGAACGCGAGGCGTGCCAGGCCGGCCTGCCCGAAGGGGCGCCAGAGCTGACCATCTGCCAGCGCCACCAGCGCACCGCGCACCTGGTGCGCCGCCGCACCACCCCGGCCGACCTGCACGCGCCATTCACCGGCCTGATCCGCCACTGA
- a CDS encoding SCO6880 family protein, with amino-acid sequence MSDKPQAEATTATVKFPHRSRRGILLGLTAPQLIVVALTGLLLLAVILTRGVVGALELIPLWAVIALLAFVRYRGRALADWAPIVIRYVLRRMRGQLIWLARPSRRPIREGLLHLPGTAASLRVVTAPDRRYGAVHNPHTGTLTAVVKVSSRAYALLDPGTQNANVNGWGRALAALARTGQVARIQVIERTVPDSGDALRRYWEEHGQPDAPVAGAIYSELIQSAGPAAAPHEAYVAVSLDAKAARRLINQAGGGLTGSFSVLAQLTSTFDQAARTAGLNPTGWLTAQEIAAVVRTAYDPKALAALDRWSTAGRPAAAGPVVVVEKSDHIATDSAVHATYWVENWPRTETSAGFLHQLLFTAGVRRTLSLSYEPKGLDAALRDVQRKKASVIADAAERARRGQVDSEADSIEYQDIKSRERQLIAGHADVALTGLLTVSADSEEELRSACAVVETAAVGAQLDIRPLTWQQAEAFTAAAMPLALAS; translated from the coding sequence ATGTCTGACAAGCCCCAGGCCGAAGCCACCACGGCAACCGTGAAGTTTCCCCACCGCAGCAGGCGCGGCATCCTGCTCGGCCTGACCGCCCCGCAACTGATCGTCGTGGCTCTCACCGGCCTTCTCCTGCTCGCCGTGATCCTCACGCGCGGTGTGGTCGGCGCCCTCGAACTCATACCCCTCTGGGCCGTCATCGCCCTCCTCGCCTTCGTCCGCTACCGAGGCCGGGCCCTGGCCGACTGGGCTCCGATCGTCATCCGGTATGTCCTGCGCCGGATGCGGGGCCAGCTGATCTGGCTTGCCCGGCCCTCCCGCCGTCCGATCCGCGAGGGACTCCTCCACCTGCCCGGTACCGCAGCCAGTCTGCGTGTGGTCACCGCCCCGGACCGCCGGTATGGTGCGGTCCACAACCCCCACACCGGCACTCTGACCGCCGTCGTCAAGGTGTCCTCCCGCGCCTACGCGCTGCTCGACCCGGGCACCCAGAACGCCAACGTCAACGGCTGGGGACGCGCGCTGGCCGCGCTCGCCCGGACTGGCCAGGTCGCCCGTATCCAGGTGATCGAGCGCACCGTCCCGGACTCCGGCGACGCGCTGCGCCGGTACTGGGAGGAGCACGGCCAGCCCGATGCTCCCGTGGCCGGAGCGATCTACAGCGAGCTGATCCAGAGCGCGGGCCCGGCTGCGGCGCCGCACGAGGCGTACGTCGCGGTCTCGCTGGACGCCAAGGCCGCCAGGCGCCTGATCAACCAGGCCGGAGGCGGTCTCACCGGCTCCTTCAGCGTGCTGGCACAGCTGACCTCGACCTTCGACCAAGCCGCGCGCACCGCCGGGCTCAACCCCACCGGCTGGCTCACGGCCCAGGAGATCGCGGCCGTCGTGCGAACGGCGTACGACCCCAAGGCCCTTGCCGCGCTGGACCGTTGGTCCACTGCTGGACGCCCCGCCGCTGCCGGCCCCGTCGTGGTCGTCGAGAAGTCGGACCACATCGCGACCGACTCGGCCGTCCATGCCACGTACTGGGTGGAGAACTGGCCGAGGACCGAGACGTCGGCGGGCTTTCTGCACCAGCTCCTGTTCACCGCCGGGGTGAGGCGCACGCTGTCGCTGTCGTACGAGCCGAAGGGGCTGGACGCCGCGCTGCGCGATGTCCAGCGCAAGAAGGCCAGCGTGATCGCGGACGCCGCGGAGCGAGCCCGGCGGGGTCAGGTCGACTCCGAGGCGGACTCGATCGAGTACCAGGACATCAAGTCCCGTGAGCGCCAGCTCATCGCGGGCCACGCGGATGTCGCCCTGACCGGCCTGCTGACCGTCTCGGCCGACTCCGAGGAGGAACTCCGTTCCGCCTGCGCGGTCGTGGAGACCGCGGCGGTCGGAGCCCAGCTCGATATCCGACCGCTCACCTGGCAGCAGGCCGAAGCGTTCACCGCCGCCGCCATGCCGCTCGCCCTCGCTTCCTGA
- a CDS encoding ATP-binding protein, translating into MGVCDFPLMDKVCGAVDFVTNPAGSVTDGIGAWIAKSAGELAASAADLAAKAVNETTAIDLNAGWFRDNYELLLPIGLALTVGTFCIQLMFAAWRRDERALAQAAIGTMTGVLFSFCAVAFTTVAITVVDALSDGLFKAANSSVDDAIRRVIKVNELGPMYGLGWGVPALVALGCAIGAFMYWGVMVARKVGVLIMVALAVFAGSGGGWEVAKRWRRGWIEATTTLVVSKLLMTVVFLIGVSAMGKSDARDGMAALSDAMAGIVVMVLVLLCPYATYKFVHWASDGGGHDDLHRTGVAGMAVAAGAAKTAGSLAMRASTGTPAPQGPSQVPGAGSDGVASGINPSGGNLSKEGIDAGPPKPQTRFRYGEDPNASGDKGRALIQRPGIPPLITRPSEGETGGSEGGDLGGQFAGASAPGGNMNRAGAAPPAGPAPGGTSSPAASPPPSTGPSATGSPTPTSWVYPNQPPSGS; encoded by the coding sequence ATGGGAGTCTGCGACTTTCCGCTGATGGACAAGGTCTGCGGCGCCGTCGACTTCGTCACCAATCCCGCCGGGAGCGTCACCGACGGCATCGGAGCATGGATCGCGAAGTCAGCGGGAGAACTGGCCGCCAGCGCAGCCGATCTCGCCGCCAAGGCCGTCAACGAAACCACCGCCATCGACCTCAACGCCGGATGGTTCCGAGACAACTACGAACTGCTGCTACCCATCGGGCTCGCGCTGACCGTGGGCACGTTCTGCATCCAGTTGATGTTCGCGGCCTGGCGACGGGACGAACGCGCCCTCGCTCAAGCCGCGATCGGCACCATGACCGGCGTCCTCTTCAGCTTCTGCGCCGTCGCCTTCACCACCGTCGCCATCACCGTGGTCGACGCCTTGTCCGACGGCCTGTTCAAAGCAGCCAACAGCTCAGTCGACGACGCGATCCGCCGCGTCATCAAGGTCAACGAGTTGGGGCCGATGTACGGCCTCGGCTGGGGCGTCCCGGCCCTGGTCGCCCTAGGCTGCGCGATCGGCGCGTTCATGTACTGGGGCGTGATGGTCGCCCGTAAGGTCGGCGTCCTGATCATGGTCGCCCTGGCCGTCTTCGCTGGATCCGGCGGCGGCTGGGAGGTCGCCAAGCGATGGCGGCGCGGCTGGATCGAGGCCACCACCACCCTGGTCGTTTCAAAACTCCTCATGACCGTCGTCTTCCTCATCGGCGTCTCCGCGATGGGCAAGTCCGACGCCCGCGACGGCATGGCAGCCCTGTCCGACGCGATGGCAGGCATCGTCGTGATGGTCTTGGTGCTGCTCTGCCCGTATGCGACGTACAAGTTCGTTCACTGGGCGAGCGACGGTGGCGGCCACGACGACCTGCACCGTACCGGCGTCGCCGGCATGGCAGTCGCTGCGGGGGCCGCGAAGACCGCGGGCAGCCTGGCGATGCGGGCCAGCACTGGCACTCCTGCGCCGCAGGGTCCGAGCCAGGTCCCCGGCGCAGGCAGTGACGGTGTCGCCTCCGGGATCAACCCGTCCGGCGGCAACCTCAGCAAGGAGGGCATCGACGCCGGACCGCCCAAGCCGCAGACCCGCTTCCGGTATGGCGAAGACCCGAACGCCTCCGGCGACAAGGGTCGAGCCCTGATCCAGCGCCCCGGCATCCCACCGCTCATCACCCGGCCCAGCGAGGGCGAAACGGGAGGTTCCGAAGGAGGCGACCTCGGTGGTCAGTTCGCTGGCGCTTCGGCTCCGGGCGGCAACATGAACCGCGCTGGTGCCGCGCCGCCTGCCGGCCCGGCTCCCGGAGGAACGAGCAGCCCTGCCGCATCGCCTCCGCCTTCTACCGGGCCGTCGGCAACCGGTTCCCCGACACCGACGAGCTGGGTCTACCCCAACCAGCCGCCTTCGGGGTCCTGA
- a CDS encoding DUF6112 family protein: MYLADKVVQLAYDPGIKPNEGGLPGLSVLKEVMGSINLFGIIAVVGALAVSAGVWAWGHHSGGHQAEANGKKGVLVSAGAALLLGAANGVVAFFSTLGSQVH, from the coding sequence ATGTACCTCGCTGACAAGGTCGTCCAGCTCGCCTACGACCCCGGGATCAAGCCAAACGAGGGCGGCTTGCCGGGCCTCTCTGTCCTCAAGGAGGTGATGGGCTCCATCAACCTCTTCGGCATCATCGCCGTGGTCGGCGCGCTCGCCGTCAGCGCGGGCGTGTGGGCCTGGGGCCACCACTCCGGCGGCCACCAGGCCGAGGCCAACGGCAAGAAGGGCGTGCTGGTCAGCGCTGGCGCGGCCCTCCTGTTGGGTGCCGCGAACGGCGTGGTCGCGTTCTTCAGCACGCTCGGGTCGCAGGTCCACTGA
- a CDS encoding C40 family peptidase, translating into MKKTTGAVVGLFASGPLLLAVPILAIGAGTASASCSTGGAQAVDTSAVAAQVKAILDGGGKGTVSVPGLDDPAEQVPNAKTIQATGVAMNIPARGQIVALATALQESGLRNLTYGDRDSLGLFQQRPSQGWGTANEVLDPVRASTKFYEALEKVSGWQSLSVTQAAQAVQGSGFPEAYAKWEPLATALQKAIEPLLSKAGGASPSPSPSGSAGTGSPPPSTASGCTADGDGTGFGTIPPGALPAGYKIPADASPKVQTAIRWALGQLDTPYQWGGSCTDSHGPDPMGRCDCSSLMQQSYKAAGVTLTRTTYTQVKEGKPVSVDALQPGDLVFTEGTAEVPEHVGMVIGQGLIVNAPHSGDVVRLATLASWKPQILAARRVV; encoded by the coding sequence ATGAAGAAGACCACCGGAGCCGTCGTCGGTCTCTTCGCATCCGGTCCGCTGCTGTTGGCCGTTCCGATCCTCGCCATCGGTGCCGGGACTGCTTCGGCCTCCTGCTCGACCGGCGGTGCACAGGCTGTGGATACATCAGCCGTTGCCGCTCAGGTGAAGGCGATCCTGGACGGCGGAGGCAAGGGGACGGTCTCCGTGCCGGGGTTGGACGATCCGGCCGAGCAGGTGCCCAACGCCAAGACGATCCAGGCCACCGGCGTCGCGATGAACATCCCGGCCCGGGGGCAGATCGTGGCCCTGGCGACAGCCCTGCAGGAGAGCGGCCTGCGGAACCTGACCTACGGCGACCGCGATTCACTGGGCCTGTTCCAGCAGCGTCCGTCGCAGGGATGGGGCACCGCGAACGAGGTCCTCGACCCGGTGCGCGCCTCGACGAAGTTCTACGAGGCGCTGGAGAAGGTCTCGGGCTGGCAGTCCCTGTCCGTCACCCAGGCAGCCCAGGCGGTGCAGGGGTCTGGTTTCCCCGAGGCTTATGCGAAGTGGGAGCCCCTGGCCACCGCCTTGCAGAAGGCGATCGAGCCGTTGCTGTCGAAGGCCGGCGGCGCGTCACCGAGTCCTTCGCCGTCCGGCTCGGCCGGCACCGGTAGCCCTCCGCCCAGTACTGCGAGCGGTTGTACGGCCGACGGGGACGGCACCGGCTTCGGAACCATCCCGCCCGGTGCGCTGCCGGCCGGATACAAGATTCCGGCCGACGCTTCGCCGAAGGTCCAGACGGCGATCCGCTGGGCGCTCGGCCAGCTCGACACGCCGTATCAGTGGGGCGGGAGCTGCACCGACTCCCACGGGCCCGACCCCATGGGCCGCTGCGACTGCTCCTCGCTGATGCAGCAGTCGTACAAGGCCGCCGGGGTCACCCTGACACGGACGACGTACACGCAGGTCAAGGAGGGCAAGCCGGTATCGGTCGACGCTCTCCAGCCCGGTGATCTCGTCTTCACCGAGGGGACTGCCGAAGTCCCGGAACACGTCGGAATGGTCATCGGCCAGGGCTTGATCGTGAACGCCCCGCACAGCGGCGACGTGGTCCGCCTCGCGACTCTCGCGTCCTGGAAGCCGCAGATTCTCGCGGCCCGCCGAGTCGTCTGA